Proteins encoded by one window of Paenibacillus sp. DCT19:
- a CDS encoding Xaa-Pro peptidase family protein, producing MENKRVNKLREAMRERELTAMLITNPINRRYMTNFTGSAGYVLITEQEAYLLTDFRYMTQAPLQAKGFTVVEHGPKPMDSVRELLLSANIKEVGFEQDSVTFGTHASYAETLHPAELKAVSGIVEQLRMFKDEDEIAVMQRAADLADATFSHVLQFAKPGMTEREVDLEMEFFMRKHGATSSSFDTIVASGERSAMPHGVASEKVIGQNELITFDFGALLDGYCSDLTRTIATGTPVPELRKIYDIVLEAQLHTLENLKPGMTGREADALARDIIAGYGYGDQFGHSTGHGLGMEVHESPRLSKLSDDVLKPGMVVTVEPGIYIDGLGGVRIEDDVVITETGIHILTKSDKKFTVIG from the coding sequence ATGGAAAACAAACGAGTGAATAAGTTACGTGAGGCTATGCGCGAGCGTGAACTCACGGCTATGCTGATTACTAATCCGATTAATCGTCGTTACATGACGAACTTTACGGGTTCAGCGGGATACGTGCTTATTACGGAACAGGAAGCATACTTGCTGACTGATTTCCGCTATATGACACAGGCACCTCTACAAGCCAAAGGATTTACCGTTGTGGAACACGGACCAAAACCGATGGATTCCGTGCGTGAACTGCTGCTTTCCGCAAACATCAAAGAAGTTGGCTTTGAGCAGGATAGCGTGACATTTGGTACGCATGCATCTTATGCTGAAACACTTCACCCTGCTGAACTGAAAGCTGTATCCGGTATTGTGGAACAACTTCGCATGTTCAAGGACGAAGATGAAATCGCTGTAATGCAAAGAGCAGCAGATTTGGCAGATGCTACGTTCAGCCACGTTTTACAGTTTGCGAAACCGGGCATGACTGAGCGTGAGGTCGATTTGGAGATGGAGTTCTTCATGCGTAAGCATGGTGCGACTTCCTCATCGTTTGATACGATCGTTGCCTCAGGTGAACGTTCTGCAATGCCTCACGGGGTAGCAAGTGAGAAGGTCATTGGACAGAACGAATTGATTACGTTTGACTTTGGTGCGCTGCTGGATGGGTACTGTTCAGACCTTACACGTACCATTGCAACAGGTACACCGGTACCTGAGCTGCGTAAAATCTATGATATTGTACTGGAAGCCCAGTTACATACGCTGGAGAACCTGAAACCAGGCATGACCGGACGCGAAGCCGATGCGCTGGCACGTGATATCATTGCAGGCTACGGATACGGAGATCAGTTCGGACACAGCACAGGCCATGGCTTGGGTATGGAAGTTCATGAATCTCCTCGTTTGTCCAAGCTTAGCGACGATGTATTGAAACCGGGCATGGTTGTAACTGTTGAACCGGGTATCTATATCGACGGTCTTGGCGGTGTACGCATCGAGGACGATGTGGTTATCACAGAGACAGGCATTCATATTTTAACAAAATCGGATAAGAAATTTACCGTTATCGGCTAA
- the aroQ gene encoding type II 3-dehydroquinate dehydratase — protein MKRIVVINGPNLNMLGIREPGIYGTLSLKDIEDKIRRQAEELGVSITFYQSNHEGDIIDRIHAAMGEDDGIMLNAGAFTHYSYAIRDAINAVKVPTVEVHLSNIHAREAFRHHSVIAAETIGQIAGFGEVSYELGLLALVRHLDKQT, from the coding sequence ATGAAACGAATTGTTGTGATCAATGGCCCGAACCTAAACATGCTAGGTATACGTGAACCTGGCATCTATGGAACGCTTAGTCTGAAGGATATTGAAGACAAAATTCGCAGACAGGCTGAAGAGCTGGGCGTCTCCATCACTTTTTATCAATCTAATCACGAAGGGGATATCATTGATCGTATTCATGCAGCGATGGGGGAAGACGACGGAATCATGCTGAATGCCGGAGCCTTTACTCATTACAGCTATGCTATACGGGATGCGATTAATGCAGTAAAAGTCCCTACTGTGGAAGTTCATCTATCCAACATTCATGCACGCGAAGCGTTCAGACATCATTCAGTAATTGCTGCAGAAACGATCGGGCAGATTGCCGGATTTGGCGAAGTAAGCTATGAACTGGGATTGCTGGCTCTCGTGCGTCATCTGGACAAACAAACCTGA
- a CDS encoding patatin-like phospholipase family protein, with product MLINAVFEGGGVKGISLAGAVQAAQDNDMEFHRVAGTSSGSIVAALIAAGYRAEEMKSIIENTPFASLLRRSPIFDARWIGPAARLFLKKGLYSGEALEEWIRNMLKQKGIRTFADLPKGKLLITASDITNGTILVLPDDIGRFGIDPSKLEVAKAVRMSCSIPYFFDPVVIRRSPILSKGMRFSDQFVYVVDGGLLSNFPLWLFDGERSDRTGEPIPVVGFKMVGKTEGKSARIRGPLSMLQALVETMLTAHDERYIEQINRFRTVKIPTLGIKPTQFHLSAQDSTALYLSGVAAGTEFFSGWNTKIYDEQLNKQRKELRKKQTESLPLIPV from the coding sequence ATGTTAATTAATGCGGTGTTTGAAGGTGGAGGCGTTAAAGGGATTTCACTTGCGGGTGCAGTGCAGGCAGCGCAGGATAACGATATGGAGTTCCATCGCGTGGCAGGTACGTCCTCAGGCTCAATTGTGGCAGCTCTGATCGCTGCAGGATATCGAGCAGAAGAGATGAAGAGTATTATCGAGAATACGCCATTTGCTTCATTGTTACGTCGTTCTCCAATATTTGATGCACGCTGGATCGGACCTGCGGCAAGATTGTTTCTGAAGAAGGGGCTCTACTCTGGGGAAGCACTCGAAGAATGGATCCGAAATATGCTGAAGCAAAAAGGGATTCGAACCTTTGCGGATCTTCCCAAAGGCAAATTACTTATTACCGCATCGGATATTACGAACGGTACGATACTGGTTTTACCTGACGATATTGGACGCTTTGGCATAGATCCCAGCAAGCTTGAGGTAGCCAAAGCTGTTCGTATGAGCTGTAGCATTCCTTACTTTTTTGATCCAGTTGTCATTCGTAGATCCCCTATATTGTCAAAGGGCATGCGTTTTTCCGATCAGTTTGTGTATGTGGTGGATGGCGGTTTGCTCAGTAATTTTCCGTTGTGGTTATTTGATGGGGAACGTTCAGATCGAACCGGTGAACCGATTCCTGTAGTTGGTTTTAAAATGGTTGGCAAGACAGAAGGCAAGTCAGCACGAATTAGAGGGCCGCTCAGCATGCTTCAGGCGTTGGTAGAGACGATGCTTACCGCTCATGATGAGCGATATATCGAACAGATTAATCGTTTCCGTACGGTCAAAATACCAACGCTAGGTATTAAACCAACACAGTTTCACCTCTCAGCACAGGATAGCACAGCGTTATATTTATCCGGGGTAGCAGCAGGAACAGAGTTTTTTAGTGGGTGGAACACAAAAATATATGACGAACAATTAAATAAGCAACGCAAAGAACTTCGAAAAAAACAAACCGAATCACTACCTTTGATACCTGTATGA
- a CDS encoding family 10 glycosylhydrolase: MKFRKGLILLLIFVLGLQTAGMTAQAAGQKEIVINLDGQRLDSDVAPYIIPKVNVTMVPLRVISEGLGASVLWSQATRTVTIKKADSVITMTSGRQQATVDNTVVGLDASVELKQGRVMVPIRFVSENLGIRVNWNQSEQVIDLITEDGSTTPAPTPTPAVPAEPGGTAQTPASEEMRGAWISTVNGDWPSSGARNNIMKQKQEYTQQLDALKDMGINAVFVQVRANADAIYPSGLVPWNTVLTGTQGKDPGYDPLSFMIEEAHQRGMEFHAWFNPFRATNSASTSGLAANHVSKLHPDWIVNVSGKLYINPGIPQARQHIIDTIMEVVNQYDIDGVHLDDYFYPSNATFNDDAAFKTYNTLNTKDRAEWRRDNINQFVKQLGESVHRVKPNVQYGISPFGVWRNKADDPTGSDTRAGVPAYDSMHADVRTWIKQGWIDYVAPQVYWSMTLSAARYDKVVDWWVNEVANTNVKLYIGHAPYKLGTSEIGWNTSQEIIDQLIYNEKYDLVKGDIFFSSQHLTKNTLGLIARLKAYYGL, translated from the coding sequence ATGAAGTTTCGTAAAGGGTTAATCCTGTTGCTTATTTTTGTGCTGGGTTTGCAAACAGCAGGAATGACGGCACAGGCAGCAGGACAGAAGGAAATCGTCATTAATTTGGACGGGCAACGCTTAGATTCAGATGTAGCTCCTTACATTATTCCTAAGGTGAATGTAACAATGGTTCCTTTGCGTGTCATTAGCGAAGGACTTGGAGCTTCTGTGTTATGGTCACAAGCGACACGTACCGTTACGATCAAAAAGGCTGATTCCGTTATCACGATGACTAGTGGTCGTCAGCAGGCTACCGTTGACAACACGGTAGTTGGATTGGATGCATCAGTAGAACTGAAGCAAGGTCGTGTCATGGTTCCCATTCGTTTTGTCAGTGAGAATCTCGGGATTCGTGTGAACTGGAATCAATCGGAGCAGGTTATCGATCTGATCACTGAGGATGGATCAACGACACCTGCACCTACGCCTACCCCAGCCGTTCCTGCTGAACCAGGAGGCACAGCACAGACGCCTGCGTCAGAAGAGATGCGTGGTGCTTGGATTTCGACAGTTAACGGTGATTGGCCGTCATCTGGGGCAAGAAACAATATTATGAAACAAAAACAAGAGTATACTCAGCAGTTGGATGCACTGAAGGACATGGGAATCAATGCGGTATTCGTTCAGGTTCGGGCGAATGCTGATGCAATCTATCCATCAGGACTTGTACCATGGAATACGGTTCTCACGGGGACTCAAGGTAAAGACCCAGGGTATGATCCACTATCGTTCATGATCGAGGAAGCACATCAACGCGGAATGGAGTTCCATGCGTGGTTCAATCCTTTCCGTGCTACGAATTCAGCAAGTACCAGCGGACTCGCAGCAAATCATGTTTCCAAATTACATCCTGACTGGATTGTAAATGTATCAGGGAAGCTTTATATCAACCCAGGTATACCACAAGCCAGACAACATATTATTGATACGATCATGGAAGTGGTTAATCAGTATGATATTGATGGTGTGCATCTGGATGATTATTTCTATCCATCTAACGCTACGTTCAATGATGATGCGGCATTTAAGACGTATAATACATTGAATACTAAGGATCGTGCGGAGTGGAGACGCGACAATATTAATCAATTTGTGAAGCAACTTGGAGAGAGTGTGCATCGTGTGAAGCCAAACGTTCAATACGGGATTAGTCCTTTTGGCGTATGGCGTAACAAAGCAGATGATCCGACAGGATCGGATACAAGAGCAGGAGTACCCGCTTATGACAGCATGCACGCAGATGTTCGTACATGGATTAAGCAAGGGTGGATTGATTATGTTGCACCACAAGTGTACTGGAGTATGACACTGAGTGCTGCTCGTTATGATAAAGTTGTGGACTGGTGGGTTAATGAGGTGGCGAACACCAACGTTAAACTGTACATTGGCCACGCTCCTTACAAGCTGGGAACCTCGGAGATTGGTTGGAATACTTCACAAGAGATCATAGACCAGCTCATTTATAATGAAAAGTATGACTTGGTCAAGGGTGATATCTTCTTCAGCTCACAGCATTTAACGAAGAATACATTGGGCTTGATTGCCAGACTCAAGGCATATTACGGACTATAG
- the mntR gene encoding transcriptional regulator MntR, whose protein sequence is MPTPSMEDYLERIYKLIDEKGYARVSDIAEGLEVHPSSVTKMIQKLDKDEYLIYEKYRGLVLTPKGKKMGKRLMERHHLLEQFLTTIGVQEENIYKDVEGIEHHLSWDSITCIESLVEYFRQDESRLRDLKNLQDVMSNTES, encoded by the coding sequence ATGCCAACGCCCAGTATGGAAGATTATTTGGAGCGTATATACAAATTAATTGATGAAAAGGGCTATGCTCGTGTGTCTGATATAGCTGAAGGACTGGAAGTGCATCCTTCATCGGTGACGAAAATGATCCAGAAGCTGGACAAAGACGAGTACTTGATCTATGAGAAGTACCGCGGCTTGGTACTCACTCCAAAAGGTAAAAAGATGGGGAAACGCTTAATGGAGCGCCATCATCTGCTGGAGCAATTTTTGACGACGATTGGTGTTCAAGAGGAAAATATTTATAAGGACGTAGAAGGAATTGAGCACCATCTTAGCTGGGATTCCATTACGTGTATCGAATCTTTAGTCGAATATTTCCGTCAAGACGAAAGTCGGTTGCGTGATCTCAAAAATCTGCAGGATGTTATGAGTAATACAGAATCGTAA
- the splB gene encoding spore photoproduct lyase, with amino-acid sequence MSTSVAQPPVRKAKGTKPFIPDLVYFEPGALDYDKGKRIMEWVTSRDIPYQMTTSHNRITNLPGETEQEKYRMAKRTLVVGVRKTLKFDQSKPSAEYAIPISTGCMGHCHYCYLQTTLGAKPYVRVYVNTEEIIEAAKGYIEERAPEITRFEAACTSDPVGLEHITENLSDLIRFMADEEYGRLRFVTKYHHVDPLLNLKHNGHTRIRFSVNSDYVIKNFEPATSRFEERIEAAGKIAHAGYPLGFIIAPIMWYDGWEEGYSELLQKLADTLPHEATKDLTFEMIQHRFTKTAKATIEKRYPKTKLEMDMEKRKMKWGRWGQYKYVYKDDQQDALREFITERIFEHFPLANIDYFT; translated from the coding sequence GTGAGTACAAGTGTAGCGCAACCCCCAGTTCGCAAAGCAAAGGGTACTAAACCCTTTATTCCCGATTTAGTGTATTTTGAACCTGGTGCGCTGGATTATGATAAAGGAAAAAGAATCATGGAATGGGTCACCTCTAGAGATATCCCGTACCAGATGACGACATCTCATAATCGGATCACGAACCTCCCCGGTGAGACGGAGCAGGAAAAGTATCGAATGGCCAAACGTACCCTAGTGGTCGGTGTTCGAAAAACTCTGAAATTTGATCAATCCAAACCTTCCGCAGAATATGCTATTCCGATTTCTACAGGTTGTATGGGTCATTGCCATTATTGTTATCTACAAACCACATTGGGTGCCAAACCGTATGTGCGGGTCTATGTGAATACAGAAGAAATTATTGAAGCTGCCAAAGGTTATATTGAGGAGCGGGCTCCTGAGATTACACGATTCGAGGCAGCCTGTACGTCAGACCCGGTTGGTCTGGAACACATTACTGAGAATTTAAGTGATCTGATTCGATTTATGGCTGATGAAGAATATGGGCGATTGCGATTTGTAACCAAATATCATCACGTTGATCCCTTGTTAAACCTGAAACATAACGGTCACACCCGAATCCGTTTCAGTGTTAATTCCGATTATGTCATCAAAAACTTTGAACCCGCAACGTCCCGCTTTGAAGAACGGATCGAAGCTGCTGGTAAGATCGCGCATGCCGGTTATCCTTTAGGATTCATTATCGCCCCAATTATGTGGTACGACGGGTGGGAGGAAGGCTACTCGGAATTGCTGCAAAAGCTTGCAGATACGCTGCCCCATGAAGCGACCAAGGATCTCACATTTGAGATGATCCAGCATCGTTTTACCAAAACAGCGAAAGCGACCATTGAGAAGCGTTACCCCAAAACGAAGCTTGAGATGGATATGGAGAAACGTAAAATGAAGTGGGGTCGCTGGGGACAGTATAAGTATGTGTATAAAGACGACCAACAAGACGCCCTGCGTGAATTTATTACAGAACGCATTTTCGAGCATTTTCCTTTAGCCAACATTGATTACTTCACCTAA
- a CDS encoding cytochrome c biogenesis CcdA family protein: MPDVNVWVAFIAGVASFISPCCLPLYPSYLSYITGMTVQRLKDDRNLREVRFKTLTHTLAFILGFSAVFYTLGLGAGLFGQFFNDHRELIRQLSAILIILMGLFLLGVFKPQFLMKERKMDMKWKPAGYLGSFIFGIGFSAGWSPCIGPILATIIAMAASEPTTWFALITGYTVGFALPFFVLAFFIGSTRWILRYSNVLMKVGGALMVFMGILLYTGQMTKITIWLQSITPDWMII; this comes from the coding sequence ATGCCTGATGTTAATGTATGGGTGGCTTTTATTGCAGGAGTAGCTTCGTTTATATCGCCATGCTGTCTTCCACTGTATCCGTCGTATTTGTCTTACATAACAGGCATGACGGTACAACGCTTGAAGGATGATCGTAATCTGCGAGAAGTTCGTTTTAAGACGCTGACTCATACGCTGGCGTTTATTTTAGGCTTCTCAGCTGTTTTTTATACACTTGGGCTGGGAGCCGGACTGTTTGGTCAGTTTTTCAATGATCATCGAGAATTGATTCGTCAATTGTCAGCTATTTTAATTATATTGATGGGGTTGTTCTTGCTTGGGGTCTTCAAACCACAGTTTCTGATGAAAGAACGGAAGATGGATATGAAGTGGAAACCAGCAGGGTACCTTGGCTCTTTTATCTTCGGCATAGGGTTCTCCGCTGGTTGGTCGCCGTGTATCGGGCCGATTCTAGCTACGATTATTGCGATGGCCGCTAGTGAGCCAACAACGTGGTTTGCATTGATTACAGGGTATACTGTCGGTTTTGCATTGCCGTTCTTTGTATTAGCCTTCTTCATCGGTTCAACGCGCTGGATCTTGCGTTATTCGAATGTGTTGATGAAGGTCGGCGGGGCTTTGATGGTGTTCATGGGTATTTTGTTATACACAGGTCAGATGACTAAAATTACGATTTGGCTGCAGAGTATCACACCAGATTGGATGATCATCTAA
- a CDS encoding metal ABC transporter permease — translation MEILMSDFFQRALAGGLLIGITAPLIGLFLVLRRLSMIGDTLSHVTIAGVALGFLIEVYPIGVGLVFAVLASFAIEKLRKAYKSYAELSIAIIMSGGVALASLFFTLGKGYNTDVMSYLFGSIYTLDATDLKLVGVVTLIVVIVVALLHKEFFLLSFEEDAAAVTGLPVRLLNMLITIMTALVISTAIKIVGALLVSALLTIPVAVSLLMARSFKSAIILSVVIGEIAVVIGLVVAGIWNLAPGATIVLLLIMMLILTMIAKKGFRA, via the coding sequence TTGGAAATTTTAATGAGTGATTTTTTTCAGCGGGCACTAGCCGGTGGGTTGTTAATTGGCATCACTGCTCCGCTGATCGGGTTATTTCTGGTATTACGACGTTTGTCGATGATTGGGGACACGCTCTCTCATGTGACGATTGCCGGGGTTGCACTTGGATTCCTCATTGAGGTATATCCGATTGGCGTAGGACTTGTATTTGCTGTACTGGCTTCGTTTGCGATTGAGAAGCTGCGTAAGGCATACAAGAGTTATGCAGAGCTATCTATTGCGATTATTATGTCCGGAGGCGTAGCGCTGGCGTCACTGTTCTTCACGTTAGGCAAAGGGTATAACACAGATGTTATGAGTTATTTATTCGGAAGTATTTATACTCTAGATGCCACGGATTTGAAACTAGTAGGGGTGGTCACTCTAATTGTGGTCATCGTTGTAGCTCTGTTACATAAGGAATTTTTCCTGCTTAGTTTTGAAGAAGATGCTGCGGCAGTTACGGGCTTGCCCGTCAGGTTGTTAAACATGTTGATTACAATAATGACTGCGTTGGTTATAAGTACAGCCATTAAAATCGTTGGTGCTCTGCTTGTATCAGCACTATTGACGATTCCGGTAGCCGTCAGCCTTCTAATGGCGCGAAGCTTCAAATCAGCTATTATTTTGTCCGTAGTGATCGGTGAGATTGCTGTTGTTATTGGACTGGTTGTAGCCGGAATATGGAATCTTGCACCAGGGGCAACGATTGTATTGCTGCTCATTATGATGCTCATTCTTACGATGATTGCCAAAAAAGGGTTCCGTGCCTAA
- a CDS encoding metal ABC transporter ATP-binding protein produces MQQIMPLCHDPIIEIEKLSFSYGDQKVINDLNFMVKERDFVGIIGSNGAGKTTLLRMLVGLLPPAQGDIKLFGQSIRRFKDWERIGYVPQKNAFNPLFPATVREVVMSGLYNNKNMFRRISRKAQQQCTDALQVMRIEDLANKRIGQLSGGQQQRVFLARALINHPDLLILDEPTVGIDAESQDSFFELITHMHEHHRMTFLMVSHDMDRMENYLGSQAAVTNGKIHFHVRHSHEIEDCAETNLQHTTSLVK; encoded by the coding sequence ATGCAGCAAATCATGCCACTATGTCATGATCCAATCATCGAGATCGAGAAGCTTTCCTTCTCCTATGGAGATCAGAAAGTGATTAATGATCTCAATTTTATGGTTAAAGAACGAGACTTTGTAGGTATTATTGGTTCGAACGGAGCGGGTAAAACTACTTTATTGCGGATGTTGGTAGGTTTATTACCTCCTGCGCAGGGTGATATTAAGCTGTTCGGACAATCTATTCGCCGGTTTAAGGATTGGGAGCGAATCGGTTACGTGCCACAAAAGAATGCGTTTAACCCACTTTTTCCAGCAACGGTGCGTGAAGTGGTCATGTCTGGCTTGTACAATAACAAAAATATGTTTCGAAGAATATCGCGTAAGGCACAGCAACAATGTACAGATGCCTTACAGGTGATGCGCATTGAGGATCTGGCGAACAAGCGGATTGGACAATTATCCGGAGGGCAGCAACAGCGTGTGTTTCTCGCAAGAGCGCTGATCAATCATCCAGATTTGCTTATTTTGGATGAACCAACGGTTGGAATCGATGCAGAATCGCAGGACAGCTTCTTCGAATTAATTACCCATATGCATGAACACCATCGGATGACGTTTTTGATGGTATCCCATGATATGGATCGGATGGAGAACTATCTGGGTTCGCAGGCAGCTGTAACGAATGGTAAAATTCATTTTCATGTTCGCCATTCCCATGAGATTGAAGACTGTGCGGAAACGAATCTACAGCATACTACTTCCTTGGTAAAATAG
- a CDS encoding metal ABC transporter solute-binding protein, Zn/Mn family, with protein sequence MNRIKWVWSSFLIVSLVLLTACGQNTSNNAKIVEDKVNVITTFYPVYAFTAAIGGEDANVINLLPTGVEPHEWTPKSQDIVNTSKAQLFLYNGAGLEGWVPNFLKSLNSDTQVKSVAVSEGVTLLTAEGDDGHGHGAEHDEEHADEHADEHTDEHSDEETATEEVADHHVDPHTWVSPKSAMIMAENIKNSLVEADPAHQAAYEERYEELHAKLVTLDQHFTEELSKVPNKEIVVSHQAFGYLARDYGLTQHAIMGLSPDAEPTGQDIVNLAKLVKDEGIKYIFFEELVSDKLAKTLASEAGVETMVLNPVEGLTKEQVDNGDDYFTLMEKNLQNLLIALK encoded by the coding sequence ATGAACCGGATAAAATGGGTATGGAGCAGTTTTCTCATTGTTAGCTTGGTTCTCTTGACGGCTTGTGGACAGAATACATCGAATAATGCCAAGATTGTGGAAGATAAAGTGAATGTGATCACGACCTTTTATCCTGTGTATGCATTCACAGCGGCTATTGGTGGAGAAGATGCTAATGTGATTAATTTGCTGCCTACGGGTGTTGAACCTCATGAGTGGACACCTAAGAGCCAGGATATTGTAAATACCTCCAAAGCCCAATTGTTCCTTTACAATGGAGCAGGTCTTGAGGGATGGGTTCCGAATTTCCTCAAATCACTAAACAGTGATACACAAGTGAAATCTGTTGCTGTCAGTGAAGGCGTTACGCTGTTAACAGCTGAAGGTGATGATGGACATGGACATGGTGCAGAGCATGATGAAGAGCACGCGGACGAACATGCAGATGAGCACACAGATGAACATTCTGATGAAGAAACGGCGACTGAAGAAGTTGCGGACCATCATGTTGATCCACACACATGGGTAAGTCCTAAATCCGCTATGATTATGGCAGAAAATATTAAAAATAGTCTCGTTGAAGCAGATCCTGCCCACCAAGCTGCTTATGAAGAGCGTTATGAAGAACTGCATGCTAAACTTGTAACACTTGATCAGCACTTTACGGAAGAATTATCTAAAGTTCCAAACAAAGAAATTGTTGTATCACATCAGGCGTTTGGATACTTGGCACGCGATTATGGATTGACTCAACATGCGATTATGGGACTATCTCCTGATGCTGAACCGACTGGTCAGGACATCGTTAACTTGGCGAAGCTCGTTAAGGATGAAGGCATTAAATATATTTTCTTCGAAGAGCTTGTATCTGATAAACTTGCCAAAACACTCGCGAGTGAAGCAGGCGTAGAAACGATGGTATTAAATCCAGTTGAAGGATTGACTAAAGAACAGGTGGATAATGGTGATGATTACTTCACTTTGATGGAAAAAAATTTGCAAAATCTATTGATCGCATTAAAATAA